A window from Bufo bufo chromosome 1, aBufBuf1.1, whole genome shotgun sequence encodes these proteins:
- the LOC120990459 gene encoding olfactory receptor 5B12-like translates to MDNVRNGTQVSMFVFTGLTNDGRLIPFLFLFFLVIYIMTVIGNTGMIVIVKKNAKLNSPMYFFLSYLSLVDLIYSTVITPRMLSDLISSRRVISFNGCAIQFFFFSALAGTEIYILADMSYDRYVAICHPLHYGSIMTNCKCFFLVLLAFFIGFLESSLQVNCVFRLQFCRSNLIDHFYCDVPPLLKLSCSDTLYCDLVTVYSVAICTIGSLSPILISYMFIFSTIIRMKSAEGKKKAFSTCSAHLICTSLFYITVFFTYLRPSSAYFDVQDKVACIFYTVLTPMLNPLVYSLRNQEVKRIIIQTLYNSTMVETILSIISNRIYILSILLKIQKVTPK, encoded by the coding sequence ATGGATAATGTCAGGAATGGGACCCAAGTTTCCATGTTTGTGTTTACTGGCCTGACCAATGATGGAAGGCTTAttcccttcctcttcctcttcttcttggTTATATATATCATGACTGTGATAGGAAACACCGGAATGATAGTGATTgtcaaaaaaaatgcaaaactgaACTCcccgatgtacttcttcctgagcTACCTCTCCCTGGTGGACCTTATCTATTCTACTGTTATAACCCCCAGAATGCTCTCCGATCTTATCTCCTCAAGGAGGGTTATCTCCTTTAATGGTTGTGCCATACAGTTCTTCTTCTTTTCTGCTTTGGCAGGGACAGAAATCTATATTCTGGCGGACATGTCGTATGACCGCTATGTCGCCATCTGTCACCCTCTTCATTATGGATCCATAATGACTAACTGTAAATGTTTTTTCCTGGTTCTTCTTGCTTTCTTCATTGGCTTCTTAGAGTCATCCTTACAGGTGAACTGTGTATTTAGGCTCCAATTTTGCAGATCAAACTTGATCGACCACTTCTACTGTGACGTTCCTCCATTGCTCAAGCTGTCCTGCTCCGATACTTTGTACTGTGATTTGGTGACGGTGTACAGTGTTGCCATTTGTACCATTGGATCATTATCACCCATACTCATCTCTTACATGTTTATTTTTTCAACAATTATACGTATGAAGTCAGCTGAGGGGAAAAAGAAGGCATTTAGTACGTGCTCAGCTCACCTCATCTGCACCTCCTTGTTTTATATTACAGTCTTCTTCACCTATCTACGTCCTTCTTCTGCCTACTTTGATGTCCAGGACAAAGTGGCTTGTATTTTCTACACAGTACTTACACCAATGTTGAACCCACTTGTGTATAGCCTGAGGAACCAAGAGGTAAAAAGGATCATCATTCAAACATTATACAATTCTACCATGGTCGAAACAATCCTGTCTATCATCAGTAACAGGATTTACATTTTATCCATACTGCTTAAGATACAGAAAGTGACTCCTAAGTAG